The Manihot esculenta cultivar AM560-2 chromosome 17, M.esculenta_v8, whole genome shotgun sequence genome contains the following window.
tgatcagggcagttcaactacccaaatcactttaagtaatttctcttttatttttttattttctcacgCAATCTTTCTGTTTCATTTCTTActtcttcttcaagatttcTTTCACCGACGACCACTCCTTCATCGACGACGACATGGTCAGAATCAAGATGATAGCCACTGGCGGTCCCGGCATATGAAGGCGACGAGGGACACCCAGGCCAGTTTGCATTCCTACCGACAGAGATGAAGAAGCCATGGATAACCCTCCACCCGTCCCCAACAACACCGAAACGACACCGGCCACTGGAATAGAGACCAGACGCTTTGACTCACTGAACGTCCAGACTTATCGCCGGCGAAACAAAGCAATGAGGATCGCTCCACCATCTGCCTCTCCGACAGTTGCGACGGCCAACCCTAAAGGCGAAACGCCACAAGAAAGAAATTTGTAGAAATGTATATTACGTACCTTGAAAATAGTTATTTCTGTGTCATATTGTTTGCCACCATAAATTGAAATGGGTAAAATATCATAGCTTAAAGCAATCTTGTTATTAGTTTGTACAAAACCAGGGCACTCTAGATTGTAACagcctatttttttattaatgtctGTATGAAAAATTACATGAAATAAACACGCCATCTAACAACTTGAATCCATAATTTTGATCTGAAGGTTATTTTAGAaaagtttataaataatttaccgTCCAATAAATAAAGAAGCTTGTTTTCGTTTCACCGGATAGAACCTGAAATCCATCCTTCGATTTATAAGTGGATAAagataattagaaaaattattcaTCTCTTTTAACTTACTCGCCACCCTGCTTCAAGACTGTTCAAATCATGGCCATATCCTACTTGAACCCACATTTGAGATGAACTAAATTCTTCACCATGTATTGTTGGATGCCATATATTAAATCCTCTAGATGCTCCAAAGTATGTgccataatttataataaattggtAATACTAATTTATATAAGAAACAAAAAATCAGAcatgaaagtttaaaaaaaaaatcataacataaattaGAAGTACCTTTAGGGCACCACTGTTgacatcaaaaacatgaaaattaCTATAAGATTGCCTCCTTTTTGAAAGAACAGAAGTAACTTTATGTTCATTAGATAATGTTTGagcttttaaaatcaaaattgttCCTTCAGGACATCTGGCTTTCTTATTCCATTCTTGTAAAAGTTTAGTGTTGTTTCTTTCTCTTAGCCCACCTGAATTGGGTTTCATCTGCACAACCAAATtattatacataaatttatacCACTTAATTTAGaagtaaatagaataaattaatttttttttcataattcaatattctttttaattttttgatactTACAACACATCTTGAAAAGAATATTCTCAATCCACCAACTTGATGCAATGAAAATTTTAGGTTTTCtaaagaaaactaaaaaaacATCCCACTATATATCTTATAAAACCTCATCCCATATGAGCTTATTCTTATGAATCTTTCAACTCTATCACATGATATTTGTGAAAATATTTATTacgaattaaaaagaaaattataagttCAAATTCTCATCTACATTCACTTAAAGCAATTACGTACATGCTCcatacatataaatataaaatgaaatggTACCTGTATAGTGTGATTTTTAAGAAATGGATGACTGAAAGCTGGTTGTTTATAGATATCAATACAATTAATTATATCATCCTCGCTCTGCAAAATtgaacaaaaatatatatatttttagcacTTGAAACTTGGAAATACAAAGCATTAAGATATAAAAGAAATCACTTGCGTGGAAAATGATTAGTGACAGAAGTAATTCTATGTAATACATACCCCTTCGATTTTTGGATTTGAAACACCTGAACTATCGATAAGTCCATTGCTCAACATgtcaatgaaaataattaagaaaaacatCCAAaccctatttttgatttgatgatctTTACCAGCCATTGTAGAAATATGAAATTTTGCTCAcacttttactttttatttttcacaatttaatttaatttaattggagTCAAGGATTATGTGTAGTTGGTAAAATTCATAATGCATGAAGCATTTTAAGGAATGTGTCAATGGATATCTCTTCATATTTATTAAGATTCGCTTGTTGTATTGGATCCATCACCactattccttttttttttttttttgaaataaccgctattccttatttgaaattatttacATATGATTGTCTTCCTTATTAATCGGATTTTAATGGGAAACATTTCATTTGTTCCTTTTTAGTAaagttaaaatttcattttgggaTAGAGCAGAAGAATTTTGATGAAATGGGATAAGTATATATCCAAATTAGTATTTAATTGTATA
Protein-coding sequences here:
- the LOC122722235 gene encoding uncharacterized protein LOC122722235, which encodes MAGKDHQIKNRVWMFFLIIFIDMLSNGLIDSSGVSNPKIEGSEDDIINCIDIYKQPAFSHPFLKNHTIQMKPNSGGLRERNNTKLLQEWNKKARCPEGTILILKAQTLSNEHKVTSVLSKRRQSYSNFHVFDVNSGALKYYQFIINYGTYFGASRGFNIWHPTIHGEEFSSSQMWVQVGYGHDLNSLEAGWRDGFQVLSDINKKIGCYNLECPGFVQTNNKIALSYDILPISIYGGKQYDTEITIFKGWPSQLSERQMVERSSLLCFAGDKSGRSVSQSVWNANWPGCPSSPSYAGTASGYHLDSDHVVVDEGVVVGERNLEEESDWVSDLGKSLLPNHFLHCSCLLGPVHVFSDDVLI